A region of Malaciobacter marinus DNA encodes the following proteins:
- the bamA gene encoding outer membrane protein assembly factor BamA — MKKRLTLLSMTLATLLHAEQINSIEYVNLTKISSKIASETLNLKAGDEIDVNKINKAIKEFYKFGYFDDISVKEENGKLQFLFKEKPSIANLDIYGYKTREEDIDSLKVLMGLRKGSMYSAQRAKNAKEILLKELEKEGYINSIVEIEVEPITEGSVSLTFNVNKGDEIVIKNVNYVGAKNLDNSNFENVTANKEKDYISWWFGQNDGELKLDQLSYESPRINELYFQNGYLDAKVKDPFLKVDFASNQARLDFFIEEGQQYTTNSITIYIDESILKSKELYPELKLKKDRTFNISKLRDDVEYIKTQVANLGYAFAQVKYDIKKDEKNATADIILNVIPGKKVYINDVKISGNSRTLDRVIRRNVYLAPGDQFNLTDYNDSVSKLKRTGYFDDVQVQQRRVSEDKMDLVVKVIEARTGNLILGGGYGSYDKMMVNAAINDNNIFGSGLSLGLSTELSAKKSKFQFSLRNPAIADTKYNGDVEIHNTVTEIGRDVYDLDKKSTGFSIGAGKEFFRNFYAGARYRLDFIKEEYDYEDDFKKIEGKNYYKDTDYLTSSITPYLNFNNTDDFYLPKNGIKTGTSLEIAGLGGDSKYVESSSYFKYFYSLEDKFDLDWIFRYKTSLKFLIDNGQINQGDSLYLGGPKTLRGFKSYAFGPDNEDGEIQDPYKRMFANSIELSFPLVDSAKMRWAVFYDYGMIGEENFDDITRSSTGAVFEWVSPVGPLQLIFARPLDDESGDDTSSFEFSLGSSF; from the coding sequence GTGAAAAAGAGACTTACCTTACTATCTATGACGTTAGCTACACTACTTCATGCAGAACAGATAAATTCAATTGAATATGTAAATTTAACAAAAATTTCATCTAAAATAGCAAGTGAAACACTCAATTTAAAAGCTGGTGATGAGATAGATGTAAATAAGATAAATAAAGCAATTAAAGAGTTTTATAAATTTGGATATTTTGATGATATTTCTGTAAAAGAAGAGAATGGAAAGCTTCAGTTTCTTTTTAAAGAGAAACCATCAATTGCAAACTTAGATATATATGGATACAAAACTAGAGAAGAAGATATTGATAGTTTGAAAGTTTTAATGGGACTTAGAAAAGGTAGTATGTATTCTGCCCAAAGAGCAAAAAATGCAAAAGAGATACTATTAAAAGAGCTTGAAAAAGAAGGTTATATCAACTCAATTGTAGAAATCGAAGTTGAACCTATTACTGAGGGTTCTGTTTCACTTACATTTAATGTAAATAAAGGTGATGAAATCGTAATTAAAAATGTTAATTACGTAGGAGCTAAAAATCTTGATAATTCTAATTTTGAGAATGTAACGGCAAATAAAGAAAAAGATTATATTTCTTGGTGGTTTGGACAAAATGATGGAGAGTTAAAACTTGACCAGTTATCTTATGAAAGTCCAAGAATCAATGAATTATATTTTCAAAATGGATACTTAGATGCAAAAGTAAAAGATCCTTTCTTAAAAGTTGATTTTGCTTCAAATCAAGCAAGACTTGACTTTTTCATTGAAGAAGGACAACAATACACAACAAACTCTATTACTATTTATATAGATGAATCTATATTAAAATCAAAAGAGTTATATCCAGAATTAAAACTTAAAAAAGATAGAACATTTAATATTTCTAAATTAAGAGATGATGTAGAATATATAAAAACACAAGTTGCAAACTTAGGATATGCCTTTGCACAAGTTAAGTATGATATAAAAAAAGATGAAAAAAATGCAACAGCAGATATTATACTTAATGTTATTCCTGGTAAAAAAGTTTACATAAATGATGTTAAAATTTCAGGAAATTCAAGAACATTAGATAGAGTTATTAGAAGAAATGTATATTTAGCACCAGGGGATCAGTTTAATCTTACTGATTATAATGACTCTGTTTCTAAGTTAAAAAGAACTGGTTATTTTGATGATGTACAAGTTCAACAAAGAAGAGTTTCAGAAGATAAAATGGATTTAGTGGTTAAAGTTATTGAAGCAAGAACAGGTAATTTGATTCTTGGTGGTGGATATGGTTCATATGATAAGATGATGGTAAATGCTGCTATTAATGATAATAATATATTTGGGTCAGGTCTTAGCCTTGGTTTATCAACTGAACTTTCAGCAAAAAAATCAAAATTCCAATTTAGTTTAAGAAACCCTGCAATTGCAGATACTAAATACAATGGTGATGTTGAAATTCATAATACTGTTACAGAAATTGGAAGAGATGTTTATGACTTAGATAAAAAATCTACTGGATTTTCTATTGGTGCAGGAAAAGAGTTCTTTAGAAACTTTTATGCAGGTGCAAGATATAGACTTGATTTTATTAAAGAAGAGTATGATTATGAAGATGATTTCAAGAAAATCGAAGGAAAAAATTATTACAAAGATACTGATTATTTAACAAGTTCAATTACTCCTTATTTAAACTTTAATAATACAGATGATTTTTATTTACCAAAAAATGGTATAAAAACAGGTACATCATTAGAAATTGCAGGTTTAGGAGGAGATTCAAAATATGTTGAATCAAGTTCATATTTTAAATATTTTTATTCACTAGAAGATAAATTTGATTTAGATTGGATTTTTAGATATAAAACTAGCTTAAAATTTTTAATAGACAATGGTCAAATAAATCAAGGTGATTCACTATACCTTGGTGGTCCTAAAACATTAAGAGGGTTTAAATCTTATGCATTTGGTCCAGATAATGAAGATGGAGAAATACAAGATCCATATAAAAGAATGTTTGCAAACTCTATTGAATTAAGTTTCCCGCTTGTTGATAGTGCAAAAATGAGATGGGCAGTATTTTATGATTACGGGATGATTGGTGAAGAAAACTTTGATGATATCACAAGATCTTCAACAGGTGCAGTATTTGAGTGGGTATCACCAGTTGGTCCACTTCAATTAATATTTGCACGACCACTTGATGATGAATCTGGTGATGATACATCATCATTTGAATTTTCTTTAGGAAGTAGTTTTTAA
- a CDS encoding prephenate dehydrogenase, translated as MNIGIVGLGLMGGSLAKAVKRYGIAKKVLGYINSEKNKKDVLELKLVDEIVDLETLKKESDVIILAIPVDGIIKMFPSFLDIDDKTTIIDMGSTKEYIVENIPEKIRENFVPAHPMTGTEKSGPKASIDDLYEGKTVVLCNLEKNGNMHVNKAFRIFQGIGMRIVVMDADEHDVHACFMSHLPHAISFSLANTVMGHEDPKSIIALAAGGFKDMSRVAKSSPRMWSDVFKQNRKNLLTSIDLFEEHMKKVRKMVEDENYEELEKWMAKANTLHEIL; from the coding sequence TTGAATATAGGTATAGTAGGATTAGGACTAATGGGAGGTTCTTTAGCAAAAGCAGTTAAAAGATATGGGATTGCAAAGAAGGTTCTAGGATACATAAATAGTGAAAAAAACAAAAAAGATGTACTAGAATTAAAACTAGTTGATGAAATTGTAGATTTAGAAACTTTAAAAAAAGAATCTGATGTTATTATACTAGCAATTCCAGTTGATGGAATTATTAAGATGTTTCCATCTTTTTTAGATATTGATGATAAGACTACTATTATTGATATGGGTTCAACAAAAGAGTATATAGTAGAAAATATTCCTGAAAAAATTAGAGAAAACTTTGTGCCAGCACACCCTATGACAGGTACTGAAAAGTCTGGACCAAAAGCCTCAATTGATGATTTATATGAGGGTAAAACTGTAGTATTGTGTAACTTAGAAAAAAATGGAAATATGCATGTAAATAAAGCATTTAGAATATTCCAAGGAATTGGAATGAGAATAGTAGTAATGGATGCAGATGAACATGATGTTCATGCTTGTTTTATGTCTCATTTGCCACATGCTATCTCTTTTTCTTTAGCAAATACAGTTATGGGACATGAAGATCCAAAATCTATTATTGCCTTAGCTGCTGGTGGATTTAAAGATATGAGTAGGGTTGCAAAGTCAAGTCCTAGAATGTGGAGTGATGTTTTTAAACAAAATAGAAAAAATCTTTTAACTTCAATCGATTTATTTGAAGAACATATGAAAAAAGTTAGAAAAATGGTTGAAGATGAAAATTATGAAGAACTAGAAAAGTGGATGGCAAAAGCCAATACTTTACATGAGATACTTTAA
- the folP gene encoding dihydropteroate synthase → MKTNKTKIMGVLNANEDSFFKNSRFSESQAITRIEALITDKADIIDIGAVSSRPGSIPVKPEIELQRVKNIVDSIYEQKLYEKAIFSIDSYEPLVIDYVLNKGFKIVNDITGLQNEEVIKLTAKYNATAVIMHMQNDPKTMQESPTYKNVILEVEEFLKQQTQKAESFGLKDIILDVGIGFGKTLEHNLLLLKNLEHFKYMGYELLIGASRKSMIDKIVTSSIEQRLPGTLAIHLESINKGASIIRCHDVKEHYQAIKVQEAINTQEEIR, encoded by the coding sequence ATGAAAACAAATAAAACAAAAATAATGGGTGTATTAAATGCAAATGAAGACTCTTTTTTTAAAAATAGTAGATTTAGTGAGTCTCAAGCAATAACTAGAATCGAAGCTTTAATAACTGATAAAGCAGATATTATTGATATTGGAGCAGTATCAAGTAGACCTGGAAGTATCCCTGTGAAACCAGAAATTGAATTACAAAGAGTAAAAAATATAGTAGATTCAATCTATGAACAAAAGCTTTATGAAAAGGCGATTTTCTCTATTGATTCATATGAACCTTTAGTAATTGACTATGTTTTAAATAAAGGTTTTAAAATAGTAAATGATATTACAGGTTTACAAAATGAAGAAGTTATAAAATTAACTGCAAAATATAATGCAACTGCAGTTATTATGCATATGCAAAATGATCCAAAAACAATGCAAGAAAGCCCTACTTATAAAAATGTCATCTTAGAAGTAGAAGAATTTTTAAAACAACAAACACAAAAAGCAGAAAGTTTTGGTCTTAAAGATATTATTTTAGATGTAGGAATTGGCTTTGGTAAAACCTTAGAACACAATTTGTTACTACTAAAAAACTTAGAACATTTTAAATATATGGGGTATGAATTACTAATTGGAGCAAGTAGAAAATCAATGATTGATAAAATAGTAACTTCATCAATTGAACAAAGACTTCCTGGAACTCTAGCAATTCATTTAGAATCAATCAACAAAGGAGCATCAATTATTAGATGCCATGATGTAAAAGAGCATTATCAAGCAATAAAAGTTCAAGAAGCTATAAATACACAAGAAGAGATACGTTAA
- a CDS encoding DNA polymerase III subunit delta', whose protein sequence is MTNINDIKVDSSTILIVNSIEDTLSYLLSTLPTHSARVIKNEQKDEFLLAQANAAVKEAYIATNSKKYLILCGTTFRSEAQNSLLKVLEEPPKNIVFIIVTTTKSTILPTIFSRMPHKYLKKSQNLNSSKLDLLRLDLKDIYNFLKENQKISKNEAISIVESMLFKVKEQNINLTQKELDMFSNAIKLINLNSRPINVLTTLLLTINNRKRF, encoded by the coding sequence ATGACAAATATAAACGATATAAAAGTGGATTCATCAACTATATTAATAGTAAATAGTATAGAAGATACTCTTTCATATCTTTTATCAACTTTGCCAACGCATTCAGCTAGAGTTATAAAAAATGAACAAAAAGATGAGTTTTTATTAGCTCAAGCAAATGCAGCTGTAAAAGAAGCTTATATTGCTACAAATAGTAAAAAATATCTTATATTATGTGGTACAACATTTAGAAGTGAAGCTCAAAACTCTTTATTAAAGGTATTAGAAGAACCACCAAAAAATATTGTTTTTATTATTGTGACAACAACAAAGTCAACAATATTACCAACAATTTTTTCAAGAATGCCCCATAAATATTTAAAAAAATCACAAAATTTAAATTCATCTAAATTGGATTTATTAAGACTTGATTTAAAAGATATTTATAATTTTTTAAAAGAGAATCAAAAAATCTCAAAAAATGAAGCTATTTCAATAGTTGAATCAATGCTTTTTAAAGTAAAAGAACAAAATATAAACTTAACACAAAAAGAGCTTGATATGTTTTCAAATGCAATTAAATTAATTAATTTAAATTCACGTCCTATAAATGTATTAACAACTTTGCTTTTAACAATAAATAATAGAAAAAGATTTTAA
- a CDS encoding HobA family DNA replication regulator, with protein sequence MQEFLNWTVDTIREDKLLSPWLEEKKYEWTPLVSKSVVNILEKGCSVIIITDKERDWFLEYIFTNINSQNLNRPFLPFYDAKGFYKYLDEVKSEDDINYIKDMLSISFPNGYCFWYIGRSQSVRAIIPKVSKNSFLWLFDEEMQDAFNLRSKDDALDMKLLQMFRLYTKTLSAALFAEINVEN encoded by the coding sequence GTGCAAGAATTTTTAAATTGGACAGTTGATACTATAAGAGAAGATAAATTACTTTCTCCTTGGTTAGAAGAGAAAAAATATGAATGGACTCCTTTAGTATCTAAATCTGTAGTGAATATACTTGAAAAAGGTTGTTCTGTAATTATAATTACAGATAAAGAAAGAGATTGGTTTTTAGAATATATTTTTACAAATATAAACTCACAAAATTTAAATAGACCGTTTTTACCTTTTTATGATGCAAAAGGTTTTTATAAATATTTAGATGAAGTTAAATCAGAAGATGATATTAACTATATAAAAGATATGTTAAGTATCTCTTTTCCTAATGGCTATTGTTTTTGGTATATTGGGAGAAGTCAAAGTGTAAGGGCAATTATTCCAAAAGTTTCTAAAAACTCATTTTTATGGCTTTTTGATGAAGAGATGCAAGACGCTTTTAATTTAAGAAGTAAAGATGATGCTTTAGATATGAAACTTTTGCAAATGTTTAGACTTTATACTAAAACTTTAAGTGCTGCGCTTTTTGCAGAAATAAATGTAGAGAACTAA
- a CDS encoding aspartate kinase: MLKVLKFGGTSVGNLDRIQNVANIIKKIRDEGHDIIAVVSAMSGETNKLIDYAEHFSSNPNKAEMDMLLSSGERVTSALLSIALNEQGYKTTSMSGREAGIKTDSSHTRARIEDIDTTAMKTAMKAGKIIVVAGFQGVTYEGRVTTLGRGGSDLTAVAIAGAINADVCEIYTDVDGIYTTDPRIEPKAKKLDKISYDEMLELASLGAKVLQNRSVEMAKKLNVNLISRSSFTPEVEGTLITKEENIMEKPIVSGIALDRNQIRVGMYGVKDRPGIAASIFTSLANENINVDMIVQTVGVDGKADLDFTIPTTDFEACKKVMETFRTDTRNIEYNDSICKVSIVGVGMKSHTGVASKAFSTLANENINIRIISTSEIKISMVIEEKYAELAVRALHEVYNLDK, from the coding sequence ATGTTAAAAGTATTAAAATTTGGCGGAACAAGTGTTGGTAATTTAGATAGAATTCAAAATGTAGCAAACATTATAAAAAAAATCCGTGATGAAGGACATGATATTATTGCTGTAGTTTCTGCAATGAGTGGAGAAACTAATAAATTAATTGATTATGCTGAGCATTTTTCAAGTAATCCAAATAAAGCTGAGATGGATATGCTTTTAAGTTCAGGAGAAAGAGTAACTTCAGCACTTTTATCAATTGCATTAAATGAACAAGGATATAAGACTACTTCTATGAGTGGAAGAGAAGCTGGAATAAAAACTGACTCTTCACACACAAGAGCAAGAATTGAAGATATTGATACAACTGCTATGAAAACTGCTATGAAAGCAGGCAAAATTATAGTTGTTGCAGGTTTTCAAGGAGTTACTTATGAAGGTAGAGTAACTACACTTGGTAGAGGTGGTAGTGATTTAACAGCTGTAGCAATAGCTGGCGCAATAAATGCAGATGTTTGTGAAATTTATACAGATGTTGATGGAATTTATACAACAGATCCAAGAATTGAACCAAAAGCTAAAAAGCTTGATAAAATCTCATATGATGAAATGTTAGAGCTTGCAAGTCTTGGAGCTAAAGTATTACAAAACAGATCAGTAGAAATGGCAAAAAAATTAAATGTAAATTTGATATCAAGAAGTAGCTTCACACCAGAAGTTGAAGGTACATTAATAACTAAGGAAGAAAATATTATGGAAAAACCAATAGTTAGCGGTATTGCATTAGATAGAAACCAAATTAGAGTTGGAATGTATGGTGTTAAAGATAGACCAGGAATTGCAGCTTCTATTTTTACATCATTAGCAAATGAAAATATTAATGTAGATATGATAGTTCAAACAGTTGGAGTAGATGGAAAAGCTGACTTAGACTTTACAATTCCAACTACTGATTTTGAAGCATGTAAAAAAGTAATGGAAACATTTAGAACAGATACTAGAAATATTGAATATAACGATTCTATATGTAAAGTATCAATTGTTGGTGTAGGTATGAAGTCTCATACAGGTGTTGCCTCAAAAGCATTTTCTACTTTAGCAAATGAAAATATTAATATAAGAATTATTTCAACAAGTGAAATAAAAATATCTATGGTTATTGAAGAAAAGTATGCAGAGTTAGCAGTTAGAGCACTACACGAAGTTTACAATCTGGATAAGTAA
- a CDS encoding RNA pyrophosphohydrolase → MTDKKETIEKKDGKNYRPNVAAIVLSAKYPEKCEVFIASRTDVENAWQFPQGGIDEGESSKEALYRELEEEIGTKEIEIIAEYPQWVSYEFPPAIAKKMQPYDGQIQRYYLVKLKKGAKININTQIPEFSEYKFVETKNIYDYITFFKRTVYKQVLKYFRNEGYI, encoded by the coding sequence ATGACTGATAAAAAAGAAACAATAGAAAAAAAAGATGGTAAAAACTACAGACCAAATGTTGCAGCAATTGTACTATCAGCAAAATATCCTGAAAAATGTGAAGTTTTTATAGCTTCTCGTACCGATGTAGAGAATGCTTGGCAGTTTCCACAAGGTGGAATTGATGAGGGTGAATCGTCTAAAGAAGCTCTTTATAGAGAGCTTGAAGAAGAAATCGGAACAAAGGAAATTGAAATTATTGCTGAATATCCGCAGTGGGTAAGTTATGAGTTCCCCCCTGCAATTGCAAAAAAAATGCAACCATATGATGGGCAAATTCAAAGATATTATTTAGTAAAGTTAAAAAAAGGCGCAAAAATAAATATCAATACTCAAATACCTGAATTTAGCGAATACAAATTTGTTGAAACAAAAAATATTTATGATTATATAACATTCTTTAAAAGAACAGTGTATAAACAAGTATTAAAATATTTTAGAAATGAAGGTTATATTTAA
- the hemW gene encoding radical SAM family heme chaperone HemW, whose amino-acid sequence MLLYIHIPFCDSKCHYCAFNSYTDKFHLKHNYMKALVKQLKFELEYVKKENKKLETVFIGGGTPSSIKHEEYEEVFELIKPYLEKNCEITTEANPNSASEKWLLGMKSFGVNRISFGVQSFDNEKLKKLGRAHNSKSAINAIQKASCIGFNGINCDIIYGVEADSFESLKKDFDTAFSLPITHLSAYSLTIEKGTKFYNKSEIKIDDEELSYEIFDYINKCGFTQYEISNFSKAKEFESKHNYGYWEHKEYLGVGAGAVGYKQNSRYYPKKDIQEYINEPIKYEIENLSKKDIKIEKVLLGFRSSTGVKIELFNENELKEVQDLIDEKKLILKDDKVYNQNFLLADELALYVIE is encoded by the coding sequence TTGCTTTTATATATACATATTCCCTTTTGTGATAGTAAATGTCACTATTGTGCATTCAATTCTTACACAGATAAGTTTCACTTAAAACATAACTATATGAAAGCTTTAGTTAAACAACTAAAGTTTGAATTAGAGTATGTTAAAAAAGAAAATAAAAAACTAGAAACGGTTTTTATAGGAGGAGGGACTCCTAGTTCTATAAAGCATGAAGAGTATGAAGAGGTTTTTGAATTAATAAAACCTTATTTAGAAAAAAACTGTGAAATAACAACAGAGGCAAACCCAAACTCAGCAAGTGAGAAATGGCTTTTAGGAATGAAGAGTTTTGGGGTAAATAGAATAAGCTTTGGAGTACAAAGTTTTGACAATGAGAAGTTAAAAAAACTAGGAAGAGCGCATAATAGTAAAAGTGCTATAAATGCTATACAAAAAGCTAGTTGTATAGGTTTTAATGGTATTAACTGTGATATAATTTACGGAGTAGAAGCAGATAGCTTTGAAAGTTTAAAGAAGGATTTTGATACTGCTTTTTCATTGCCAATAACACATTTAAGTGCATATAGTTTGACTATTGAAAAAGGCACAAAATTTTATAATAAATCTGAAATAAAAATTGATGATGAAGAGTTATCATATGAAATATTTGATTATATAAATAAGTGTGGATTTACCCAATATGAAATCTCAAATTTTTCAAAAGCAAAAGAGTTTGAATCAAAACATAATTATGGATATTGGGAACATAAAGAGTATTTAGGTGTAGGTGCTGGTGCAGTTGGATATAAACAAAACTCAAGATATTATCCAAAAAAAGATATTCAAGAGTATATAAATGAACCAATAAAGTATGAAATTGAAAATTTAAGCAAAAAAGATATAAAAATAGAAAAAGTTTTATTGGGGTTTAGGTCTTCAACTGGCGTAAAAATAGAACTATTTAACGAAAATGAGTTAAAAGAAGTGCAAGATTTAATAGATGAAAAGAAACTTATATTAAAAGATGATAAAGTTTATAATCAAAACTTTTTATTAGCAGATGAATTGGCTTTATATGTAATAGAGTAA
- the prmC gene encoding peptide chain release factor N(5)-glutamine methyltransferase, whose product MTIKDCIKNYSKQLRDITHIPNKEVEILILHILQKNVIWLHLHYNEEFKHEKELEKLVKKRATNYPMEYITKKASFYGELFEVATNVLIPRPETELLVENAVEILKDIKSPKVLEIGTGSGIISVMLAKLVDNIKIIAVDINDDAIILAKKNAKKHEIEHKIEFIKSDLYENIDEQIFDMTISNPPYIANSYKLPLNVEFEPRSALFGGEVGDEILKRIIDDTYNKKIRYLLCEMGYDQKKPLEEYFKNFDIQKYEFYKDYSNFDRGFSIKFIKGDK is encoded by the coding sequence TTGACAATAAAAGATTGTATAAAAAATTATTCAAAACAGTTAAGAGATATAACTCATATTCCCAACAAAGAAGTTGAGATTTTAATTTTACATATTTTACAAAAAAATGTTATTTGGTTACATCTACATTATAATGAAGAGTTCAAACATGAAAAAGAGCTTGAGAAACTTGTAAAAAAAAGAGCTACTAACTATCCAATGGAATATATAACAAAAAAAGCTTCATTTTATGGGGAACTTTTTGAGGTTGCAACAAATGTATTAATCCCTAGACCTGAAACAGAGCTTTTAGTAGAAAATGCAGTTGAGATATTAAAAGATATAAAAAGCCCAAAAGTATTAGAAATAGGTACAGGCTCAGGAATTATTTCAGTAATGCTTGCAAAACTTGTAGATAATATAAAAATTATTGCAGTAGATATTAATGATGATGCAATTATTTTAGCTAAGAAAAATGCAAAAAAACATGAAATCGAGCATAAAATAGAGTTTATTAAAAGTGATTTATATGAAAATATAGATGAACAAATATTTGATATGACTATTTCTAATCCTCCATATATTGCAAACAGTTATAAACTACCATTAAATGTAGAGTTTGAACCAAGAAGTGCTCTATTTGGAGGAGAAGTTGGAGATGAAATTTTAAAAAGAATTATTGATGATACATATAATAAAAAGATTAGATATTTATTATGTGAAATGGGATATGATCAGAAAAAACCTTTAGAAGAGTACTTTAAAAATTTTGATATACAAAAGTATGAGTTTTACAAAGATTACTCAAATTTTGATAGAGGTTTTAGTATTAAATTTATAAAAGGAGATAAATAA
- a CDS encoding M3 family metallopeptidase: MFKEFNLENLENSKSLLEEKINQSKDKVEELLKIEEKSYENFVMPYQEVGENLSDFITPIFHIDSVKNSNITQKVLEECIPLISIYETEMSQNDNIYRSLKDIQDKDYISLSSIQKKVLENEIKDFELSGCHLDEEKKNRLKQLNLKLSELSQKFSQNLLNATNSFEMICENFEDVKELPKSDLELAKFTDENDNKTKYKFTLQMPSYLAYITYGTNREKREEIYKAYCTRAPENEEVINEILKLKDEKVKLLGFENYSQYSLSRKMANSEEEVVSFLKELAIKGKQSAKEELEEIKTYASEDNIEDIKSFDMAYYSEKVKKAKYDLDQEYYRPYFEQKSVLNGFFSFLNDIFEIKFEEVQTKTWDDKVKVFNIFENNKTIARIYLDLEAREDKRGGAWMNNWHTHYVDSNKKEHLPTAYVVCNFPQSKDNTPSLLRHDDVVTLFHEMGHALHHLLSKVNEPYVSGISGVAWDTVEFPSQFLEYFAYAKDVLKIFAKHYETKKVLDDEAIQRLIDARNFQSSLSMLRQVEFALFDFNLHQKLYNNAEEIQALLDSIRAEYSPLIPPSYNKFQHGFGHIFGGGYAAGYYSYKWAEVLSADAFYMFIDSGNLFNKELAMKYKEHILQKGGSENMDKLFYKFAQREPSVDSLLKIDGIIS, translated from the coding sequence ATGTTTAAAGAGTTTAATTTAGAAAATTTAGAAAATAGTAAAAGTTTATTAGAAGAGAAAATAAATCAGAGTAAAGATAAAGTTGAGGAACTTTTAAAAATAGAAGAAAAGAGTTATGAAAATTTTGTAATGCCTTATCAAGAAGTAGGGGAGAACTTAAGTGATTTTATAACTCCAATCTTTCATATTGATTCAGTTAAAAATTCAAATATTACACAAAAAGTTTTAGAAGAGTGCATTCCTTTGATCTCAATTTATGAAACTGAGATGTCTCAAAATGATAATATTTATAGGTCTTTAAAAGATATACAAGATAAGGATTATATATCTTTAAGTAGTATACAAAAAAAAGTTCTAGAAAATGAGATAAAAGATTTTGAATTAAGTGGTTGTCATCTAGATGAAGAAAAAAAGAATAGACTTAAACAATTAAATTTGAAGCTTAGTGAATTGTCTCAAAAGTTTTCTCAAAATCTTTTAAATGCAACAAATAGCTTTGAAATGATATGTGAAAATTTTGAAGATGTAAAAGAGTTACCAAAGTCAGATTTAGAACTAGCAAAATTTACAGATGAAAATGATAATAAAACAAAATATAAATTTACTCTTCAAATGCCATCATATTTAGCTTATATTACATATGGAACTAATAGAGAAAAAAGAGAAGAAATTTATAAAGCTTATTGTACTAGAGCACCAGAAAATGAAGAAGTAATCAATGAAATATTGAAATTAAAAGATGAAAAAGTAAAACTTCTTGGTTTTGAAAACTATTCACAATACTCTTTAAGTAGAAAAATGGCTAATAGTGAAGAAGAGGTTGTTTCATTTTTAAAAGAGTTAGCAATTAAAGGTAAACAAAGTGCTAAAGAAGAACTAGAAGAGATCAAAACATATGCAAGTGAAGATAACATTGAAGATATTAAAAGCTTTGATATGGCTTATTATAGTGAGAAAGTTAAAAAAGCAAAATATGATTTAGACCAAGAGTATTACAGACCTTATTTTGAACAAAAATCTGTATTAAATGGATTCTTTAGTTTTCTAAATGATATATTTGAAATTAAGTTTGAAGAGGTTCAAACAAAGACTTGGGATGATAAAGTAAAAGTATTTAATATTTTTGAAAATAATAAAACTATAGCTAGAATTTATCTTGATTTAGAAGCAAGAGAAGATAAAAGAGGTGGTGCTTGGATGAATAACTGGCATACTCACTATGTTGATTCAAATAAAAAAGAACATTTACCTACAGCATATGTAGTTTGTAATTTTCCACAATCAAAAGATAATACTCCTTCATTATTAAGACATGATGATGTTGTTACTTTATTTCACGAAATGGGACATGCATTACATCATTTATTAAGTAAAGTAAATGAACCATATGTTAGTGGAATTTCTGGTGTTGCATGGGATACAGTTGAATTTCCTTCACAATTTTTAGAATATTTTGCATATGCAAAAGATGTTTTAAAAATTTTTGCAAAACATTATGAAACAAAAAAAGTTTTAGATGATGAAGCAATTCAAAGATTAATAGATGCTAGAAATTTTCAATCATCATTATCAATGTTAAGACAAGTTGAGTTTGCATTGTTTGATTTTAACCTACATCAAAAATTATACAACAATGCAGAAGAAATACAAGCTTTACTTGATAGCATAAGAGCAGAGTATAGCCCATTAATCCCACCTTCATACAATAAATTCCAACATGGATTTGGACACATTTTTGGAGGTGGTTATGCTGCTGGGTACTATTCATATAAATGGGCTGAAGTTTTAAGTGCTGATGCATTTTATATGTTTATAGACTCTGGAAATTTGTTTAACAAAGAGTTAGCCATGAAATATAAAGAGCATATTTTACAAAAAGGTGGTTCTGAAAATATGGATAAATTGTTCTATAAATTTGCACAAAGAGAACCAAGTGTTGATTCTTTATTGAAAATTGATGGAATTATTAGCTAA